The window TTTGTATAAGCCGAATATAGCTTTGCTAAGCGGTATTGCCTGGGATCATATTAATGTATTTCCGACTTATGAAGGATATGTAGAACAGTTTAAGGTTTTTGTCGACAGTATTGTAAGCGGAGGGAGTATTAACTATAACGAAGAGGATGACGAGGTGAAAAGAGTCGTGGAAGCTTCAGAAAACACGATCCGTAAAATACCTTATGGAACGCCGGAATATTTTGTGGAAGACGGAGCGACTTATATTGAAACCGCTGAAGGACCGATGCCACTGGAAATATTCGGAAAACATAACCTGAACAACCTGATGGGAGCCAAGTGGATTTGTCAGCATATGGGCATTGATGAGGATGATTTTTATGAAGCTGTTGCAAGTTTTAAAGGAGCTTCAAAACGATTAGAGAAAATTGCAGCTTCTGACACAGGGGTTGCTTATAAAGACTTTGCCCATTCTCCGAGTAAAGTGGCTGCCACGACCAAAGCTGTTAAAGAACAATATCCGGATAGAAAGTTAGTGGCCTGTGTCGAATTACATACTTATAGTAGTCTGAATGCAAACTTCCTTAATGAGTATAAAGGGGCGTTGGACGCAGCAGATGAAGCCGTGGTATTTTATTCTCCTGATGCGGTTAAGATTAAAGGGTTGAAAGAAATAACAAAAGAGCAGATTGCAACAGCGATGCAGCGGAATGATCTCAAAATATTTACAAACCCGGATGAGTTTAAATCGTACTTGTTTGATAAAGACTTTACCGATGTCACATTACTTTTAATGAGTAGTGGGAATTATGGGGGATTGGATTTTGATGAGGTAACAGGCCTGTTTGAATAATTAATTCGTCAGACTTATAATCAGTTGTTTCCATTTAATCAGACCAAAGGCTTATATCCTCAAAGGGATCCACGGCCAGAATGACGGCGAGCGTAAATGCAGATACCGGAATGGCGATCGATATAGCAGTCGATAACGACTTGTTCTTTTGCCGGATTTCATAGATATCCTTTTCGGGTAAATAGATCTTCAGATATTTGTCGTTATATTTTTCAGCGCTGATTAGATCGGACAAACGCTTGGCTTCTTTAGAGTTTTTTGAAGCAACCCCGTACAAGCTGTCTTTTTGAAAAAGCAGTCTTTTAAAATGAAAGCGTTCAAGATTGGTGTTTAGCACTAAAACCTTTTGCCGGGATGAGACAGCATCGTCAATGCTTGAATTTTGTGATCTGTATATACTGCAACTATGCAGTAATGTCGCAGAAACAATAACAATGTAAAGTTGTTTAATATATTTTATTATTGCTTTCATTTTTAGAGTCGTAAAGAAAGCACCGTTAGTTGAAGTCCGTTAATTGGAGCCGGAAAACGTTATAAAAGATACAAAATATCTTTATGATGATCTTTGAAAATCCTTTAAAATCGATTTTACTAAGGCTGAAATATCTTTTTTATTTTCCACAGTCATAGATTGTATCGCCATGTCCTGTTCTTCTGTTGGTTTGTTTTGAGATAATTTGAATTTTCCTTCCCAGGAGGTTATTTCAATTTCAAAACCAACAATATAATCCAAAAGTTTGTTCATTGTCGGGTGATTTTCTGAGAGCATATAACCAGAGGTGTTTGCCTCCAGGGATTCGGTCATTTTAAGCAGTGACTGCCTTAGGGTGTCCTTGCTTTTAATTTCTCTGGGTTTGCCTTCAATATGTACCTTGATGTAATTCCAGGTGGGCAGATGGTCAGCTTTAAAAAGAGAAGGAGAGATATAGGAATCGGGACCGTGAAAAATAATATTTACGGCTGTTCCTTTTTGGAGGGCATTTAATTGGGGATTGTGTATGTCGATATGGCCTGCTAATTTGCCGAAGGGGAATTGTTTGTCTTTATAATAGATCAGAGGGATATGACTTGTATATAATTTGTTGTTGTGCACTGAGATCAAAGTGGCCAATGGGTAAGCCCTGATGATTTTTATAATATTCTGAAAACCGGTCTCTTGAAATTCTCGGGGAGGATAGTTCATGCCTTCTATATGATTAAACATTAAATTGCCTTAAGTGATGGTCTAGATGTTTGTATTGCATTTTACCCCATTGTTCGGTAGTAAATTTTCCGAAAATGGGGTGTGCCGGCCACTCATTTTCAATTCCCTTTTCGTAAAATTCTTCGATGAGGATTTTTAATGTTTCTTTTTCCTGAATAAAATCGCGTTTGTCATTAACTAAAAACTCTTTTGCTGTCGGAATACCATGGCTCCACAGCTTGTCATCGTATAATTTATGCCTGAATAGTTTAGCGATAGAACAGATGAACACGTTAGGTTTTTTTAATGTCATTTTATCGAGGGCGATTTTTAAAGGCCCCTGACAATGGGCAAGCATTTGGGACACATTCATTTTTCCCCATTCGGGAACGGAATCGTCGTTCAGCAATGTTATCCGGTCAATGATCTCGTTATAGGTGCCTTTGTCTAAGAGCGATTTCATAAGTGAGTGATTTTTAGGTAGAAAAGTACAATTTTATTTTTAGTTTACTATCTTTAAAAGATGAAAGAAAAATCAACATCATTTTCAATAAAAAACTGGAAAGAAGATGATCGTCCCCGTGAGAAATTATCCCTGAAGGGAAGGGCGGCACTGTCGGATGCAGAATTAATAGCCATTTTAATTGGTAGTGGTAATAAGGAAGAGAGTGCGGTAGGTCTGTCGCAAAGAATATTGGCTTCTACAGGCAATAGCTTGAACGAGTTGGGGAAGATGTCCGTAAAAAAATTAATGTCTTTTAAAGGAATTGGAGAAGCCAAAGCGATTACCATTGCAGCAGCCTTAGAGCTGGGAAGACGCCGGCGGAATGAAGATTCATTAGAAAGAAAAAAAATAACCAGTAGTTCGTCTGTTTTCGAGCTTATGCAGCCTGTTATAGGAGAGTTGGAGCATGAAGAGTTCTGGATCCTGTATCTTAATAACTCAAATAAAATTATTTATAAACTACAACTAAGTAAGGGAGGAATCACAGGAACCCTTGTCGATGTCCGTTTGGCACTTAAACATGCTCTGGAGTTGGGAGCCACAAGCCTCATATTGGTCCATAATCACCCTTCCGGTACCTTAAGACCCAGTGAGGCAGACAAACAGCTTACTGATAAGTTGAGTACTGCTGCTAATAGTTTAGATATAAAAGTTCTCGACCATCTCATTGTCACTGAAAAAATGTATTTTAGTTTTGCAGATGAAGGACTGTTATAGATGATACTCATATATATAGAAAAAAAGACCCCCCGTTTAAATTATATCTTAAAACACATTTTTACTAAAATGTTGTTGGTAGATTACAGGACTACTGAAGATGCTGAAGAGTTTCTAGCCTTTATCGGGCCTAAAATAAACTATAGT of the Zhouia spongiae genome contains:
- a CDS encoding DUF1569 domain-containing protein, producing MKSLLDKGTYNEIIDRITLLNDDSVPEWGKMNVSQMLAHCQGPLKIALDKMTLKKPNVFICSIAKLFRHKLYDDKLWSHGIPTAKEFLVNDKRDFIQEKETLKILIEEFYEKGIENEWPAHPIFGKFTTEQWGKMQYKHLDHHLRQFNV
- a CDS encoding FMN-binding negative transcriptional regulator codes for the protein MFNHIEGMNYPPREFQETGFQNIIKIIRAYPLATLISVHNNKLYTSHIPLIYYKDKQFPFGKLAGHIDIHNPQLNALQKGTAVNIIFHGPDSYISPSLFKADHLPTWNYIKVHIEGKPREIKSKDTLRQSLLKMTESLEANTSGYMLSENHPTMNKLLDYIVGFEIEITSWEGKFKLSQNKPTEEQDMAIQSMTVENKKDISALVKSILKDFQRSS
- the radC gene encoding RadC family protein, which codes for MKEKSTSFSIKNWKEDDRPREKLSLKGRAALSDAELIAILIGSGNKEESAVGLSQRILASTGNSLNELGKMSVKKLMSFKGIGEAKAITIAAALELGRRRRNEDSLERKKITSSSSVFELMQPVIGELEHEEFWILYLNNSNKIIYKLQLSKGGITGTLVDVRLALKHALELGATSLILVHNHPSGTLRPSEADKQLTDKLSTAANSLDIKVLDHLIVTEKMYFSFADEGLL
- a CDS encoding UDP-N-acetylmuramate--L-alanine ligase, with translation MRIHFIAIGGSAMHNLALALSNKGYQVTGSDDVIFEPSKSRLEAKGLCPESFGWFPEKITGDIEAVILGMHAKEDNPELLRAQELGIKIYSYPEFLYEQSKDKTRVVIGGSHGKTTITSMILHVLNYHGVEVDYMVGAQLDGFETMVHLTDNNEFMVLEGDEYLSSAIDRRPKFHLYKPNIALLSGIAWDHINVFPTYEGYVEQFKVFVDSIVSGGSINYNEEDDEVKRVVEASENTIRKIPYGTPEYFVEDGATYIETAEGPMPLEIFGKHNLNNLMGAKWICQHMGIDEDDFYEAVASFKGASKRLEKIAASDTGVAYKDFAHSPSKVAATTKAVKEQYPDRKLVACVELHTYSSLNANFLNEYKGALDAADEAVVFYSPDAVKIKGLKEITKEQIATAMQRNDLKIFTNPDEFKSYLFDKDFTDVTLLLMSSGNYGGLDFDEVTGLFE